In the genome of Peptococcaceae bacterium 1198_IL3148, the window AATGCTGTCAATAATTTATTTAACTTTCATCACCTGATACATAGTCTCTAACATATTAATTAACTGTTCTGGTTTAATCCCCAACTGAAAAGCTCGCTCAATTACCGGCTGCCACTTATCCATATTGATATCCCTAGCTACCAAATAATCGTTGTATATCTTATAAGCAGGGGCTTCTTTCCTAATGATAGCTATTAGCACCCCGGCAATGCGCCAGTTTGTATCCAATGGGATGTCTTCGAAATTTGGGTTGGCAGCTCTAAGTATCGGACGTTCTTTGCTATTGAAATAATACTTAAGTGTTGCCTCAGAAAACCCACCAGAATCATGTAGGGCCACAACAATATCGCCAGAATATGCGGTTGACTGTTGGCGACAGATTGCGTAATCGCCATCCAGTAGGCCAACACCGATCATGCTGTCTCCATGGGCCTCCAGTGCAAAGTCTGCGTGTATGTCGGAAGGGATCTCTAATTCACCATAGTAATTTTCTTCTGCTAGCAGTGGGATACCCATTTTGATTTGGCCTAGGATGGGTATGGTTGACATTTTTGGAACATG includes:
- a CDS encoding S24 family peptidase; translated protein: MDIGFRIKTLRKEKGLTQTELAKQVNVSAQVISNWERGYTGIDHDDIQRLADVLNTTADYLLGRTDNSSRKLSAIKKELELLDIVENDGLKLLAGGRPITPKQRLDLIRALDNPNLLHVPKMSTIPILGQIKMGIPLLAEENYYGELEIPSDIHADFALEAHGDSMIGVGLLDGDYAICRQQSTAYSGDIVVALHDSGGFSEATLKYYFNSKERPILRAANPNFEDIPLDTNWRIAGVLIAIIRKEAPAYKIYNDYLVARDINMDKWQPVIERAFQLGIKPEQLINMLETMYQVMKVK